From Sulfurovum zhangzhouensis, one genomic window encodes:
- the dxs gene encoding 1-deoxy-D-xylulose-5-phosphate synthase — protein sequence MNIKEHSIEELQKLAEEIREKILLTVSHNGGHLSSTMGATDLIIAMHRVFDVTKDPFIFDVSHQAYAHKLLTDRWDSFDTLRTFGGISGYTKPKESQYDYYVAGHSSTSISLAVGAAKAIALKGEDRIPVAFIGDGSMSAGMVYEALNELGDRKYPVVIILNDNEMSIAKPIGAISKLLSQTMAGSFYQKFKQKVEKALDHLPEGATYMAKRFEESFKLITPGIMFEEMGIEYIGPVDGHNIEALIETFEVAKKLKKPVIVHAQTTKGKGYEIAEGTKEHWHGVGAFDLETGKASKKSSAKSATQIYSETLVEMADNDEKIVGVTAAMPSGTGLSAAMEKYPKRFWDVAIAEQHAVTSMGPLAKEGFKPFCTIYSTFLQRGYDQVIHDICLMDLGVAFAIDRAGIVGEDGETHQGTFDVSYLRAIPNMTLLAPYNESSMKAAMAFAKEYERPCAFRYPRGTFLAPDSSCEPYELGKSVMLQEGDELLFIGYGNGVGRALLTAEMMEEKAGILDLRFVKPLDTQMLSALSSKYKKWYVFSDSAAKGGVGSALLEFLSQENISDISLTTFEYDDAFITHGSTKLVEESLGLLPEQLAARINQDLRTDR from the coding sequence ATGAATATCAAAGAGCATTCGATTGAAGAACTTCAGAAACTAGCTGAAGAGATCAGAGAGAAGATACTGTTGACTGTAAGCCATAATGGAGGACATTTAAGTTCTACTATGGGTGCGACAGATCTGATCATTGCAATGCACAGGGTTTTTGATGTGACAAAAGATCCGTTCATTTTTGATGTTAGTCATCAGGCTTATGCGCACAAGCTTTTGACCGATCGATGGGATTCATTTGATACTTTACGTACATTTGGCGGCATTAGCGGTTATACCAAGCCAAAAGAATCTCAGTATGACTACTATGTCGCAGGGCATAGTTCGACTTCAATCTCGTTGGCTGTCGGTGCAGCAAAGGCGATCGCACTCAAAGGTGAAGATCGTATTCCTGTTGCTTTTATCGGGGATGGCAGTATGAGTGCGGGTATGGTCTATGAAGCACTTAATGAACTCGGGGATAGAAAATATCCGGTGGTGATCATCCTTAACGATAATGAGATGAGTATTGCCAAACCTATCGGTGCGATCAGCAAACTCCTTTCTCAAACAATGGCAGGTTCGTTTTATCAAAAATTTAAGCAAAAAGTTGAAAAAGCGCTTGATCATTTGCCTGAAGGTGCTACTTATATGGCTAAGCGTTTTGAAGAGTCTTTCAAGCTTATCACTCCTGGCATTATGTTTGAAGAGATGGGGATCGAGTATATTGGACCGGTAGACGGACATAATATTGAGGCACTCATCGAGACATTTGAGGTAGCAAAAAAGCTGAAAAAACCGGTAATCGTTCATGCTCAGACAACTAAAGGTAAAGGCTATGAGATTGCAGAAGGTACCAAAGAGCACTGGCACGGTGTAGGGGCCTTTGATTTGGAAACAGGAAAAGCTTCTAAAAAAAGCAGTGCAAAATCTGCTACACAGATCTATAGCGAAACATTGGTCGAAATGGCTGATAATGATGAGAAGATCGTAGGGGTAACTGCTGCAATGCCAAGCGGTACAGGATTAAGTGCAGCGATGGAGAAATACCCTAAGCGTTTTTGGGATGTTGCAATCGCGGAACAACATGCGGTAACTTCTATGGGTCCTTTGGCAAAAGAAGGATTTAAACCTTTTTGTACGATCTACTCTACCTTTTTACAAAGAGGATATGACCAGGTAATTCATGATATCTGCCTTATGGATCTCGGTGTGGCATTCGCGATCGATAGAGCAGGGATCGTTGGAGAAGATGGTGAGACACACCAAGGTACATTTGATGTAAGTTATCTTAGAGCGATTCCCAATATGACGCTTCTGGCACCTTATAACGAGAGCAGTATGAAAGCAGCTATGGCATTTGCCAAAGAATATGAACGGCCTTGTGCATTCAGATATCCAAGAGGTACATTTCTTGCACCTGACAGTAGTTGTGAGCCTTATGAACTTGGAAAGTCGGTTATGCTTCAAGAGGGTGATGAACTTCTATTTATCGGGTATGGTAACGGTGTAGGCCGTGCGTTGCTGACTGCAGAGATGATGGAGGAAAAAGCCGGTATTCTTGATCTGCGTTTTGTCAAGCCGCTTGATACACAGATGCTATCCGCTTTGAGCAGTAAGTACAAGAAGTGGTATGTGTTCTCTGACTCTGCAGCAAAAGGCGGAGTGGGGTCAGCTTTATTGGAATTTTTAAGCCAAGAGAACATCAGTGATATTTCATTAACCACTTTTGAGTATGATGATGCTTTTATTACACATGGAAGTACAAAGTTGGTTGAAGAGAGTTTAGGGCTTTTACCTGAACAATTGGCAGCCAGAATTAATCAAGATCTAAGAACAGATAGGTAA
- the hisC gene encoding histidinol-phosphate transaminase → MKFNKVLNSIKTYEAGKPIELVVREYGIAPKDVVKLASNENPIGTNPAIAKVIRSHADIAHLYPDDSMFELKAALAKKYNVEDTNIIIGAGSDQVLEFISRAVLDENASVLMSGVTFAMYEIYAKQMGAKVYKTMSHEHKFEEFMEAYNMYRPKVVYICTPNNPTGDATSKEDVIALIEAMGSDTVIVVDGAYMEYAAAKDEKYRITPNDLLGYDNVIYLGTFSKAHGLGGMRVGYGIAQAPLIKELYKMRPPFNITTLSLRVAIEATKDDSFVQQSVALHQEQIKRYEAFADENSIGYIDSYTNFITYLFDENLNSSHIADALLKRGVIIRDLASYGMNAIRITIGTEEQNSTFFRHFSEIIA, encoded by the coding sequence ATAAAGTTTAATAAAGTACTTAACAGTATTAAAACCTATGAAGCCGGTAAACCGATTGAGTTGGTTGTACGTGAATATGGGATTGCCCCTAAAGATGTAGTGAAGCTTGCTTCCAACGAAAATCCAATCGGTACCAACCCTGCCATTGCAAAAGTGATCAGATCGCATGCAGATATCGCTCATCTCTACCCTGATGACAGTATGTTTGAACTTAAGGCTGCTCTTGCTAAGAAATACAATGTAGAGGATACAAATATCATTATCGGTGCAGGTAGTGACCAGGTATTGGAATTTATCTCTCGTGCTGTACTTGATGAAAACGCTTCGGTATTAATGAGTGGAGTGACTTTTGCAATGTATGAGATCTATGCAAAGCAGATGGGTGCAAAAGTTTATAAGACTATGAGCCATGAGCACAAGTTTGAAGAGTTTATGGAGGCATATAACATGTATAGACCAAAAGTCGTTTATATCTGTACTCCAAACAACCCTACTGGAGATGCGACAAGCAAAGAGGATGTGATTGCATTGATCGAAGCGATGGGTAGTGATACAGTGATCGTTGTAGACGGTGCGTACATGGAGTATGCTGCTGCAAAAGATGAAAAGTACCGTATCACACCAAATGATCTTTTGGGATATGATAATGTAATCTATCTCGGTACATTTTCTAAAGCACATGGCCTAGGCGGTATGCGTGTGGGATATGGTATCGCACAAGCTCCACTTATTAAAGAGCTCTATAAGATGAGGCCACCGTTTAATATCACGACACTCTCTTTGCGTGTAGCAATAGAAGCTACCAAAGATGATAGTTTTGTTCAACAGAGTGTTGCGTTGCACCAAGAGCAGATCAAGCGTTATGAAGCCTTTGCTGATGAAAACAGTATCGGATATATCGACAGCTATACAAACTTTATCACCTATCTGTTTGATGAGAATTTAAATTCTAGTCATATTGCAGATGCTTTGCTTAAAAGAGGTGTGATCATCCGTGATCTTGCTTCTTATGGAATGAATGCTATTCGTATCACTATTGGAACAGAAGAACAAAATAGCACTTTCTTTAGGCATTTTTCAGAGATCATTGCATAG
- the pheA gene encoding chorismate mutase, with the protein MTLDELRQNIDKIDDTLLELYNQRMDLVHKVGELKNTTGAPIYRPEREQAILNRLKAKNKGRLTNVAIDALFLEMFAVSRNLELPEGVAYLGPEASFTHQAAESKFGAMSAYLPIGSIQGVFREVTKGTAKFGVVPIENSSSGIVSDTISSLDEYDLKIIAEVVIDVHLSFATLSEDIKKIDKIYSKDIAFGQCRLFMEDLGLNEIEHIPVESTAKAAKLAMKDENAAAICPSVAAKINNLPIRFENIEDDTSNRTRFLVISNFENLPSGDDKTSLLVKLDNTPGSLVSFLNDFEKSKINLTKIKSHIVEGKSIFFIEFLGHKDDEKIKPILEKHADEIKVLGSYVREADDV; encoded by the coding sequence ATGACTTTGGATGAGCTTCGTCAAAATATCGACAAGATCGATGATACGCTCTTAGAGCTATACAATCAACGTATGGATCTTGTACATAAAGTCGGTGAATTGAAAAATACCACTGGTGCACCGATCTACCGTCCAGAACGTGAACAGGCGATTCTTAATCGTCTGAAGGCAAAAAACAAGGGCAGATTGACCAATGTGGCGATCGATGCACTTTTTTTAGAGATGTTTGCAGTCTCACGTAACCTTGAACTTCCTGAAGGTGTAGCTTATCTTGGACCGGAAGCAAGTTTCACCCATCAGGCGGCAGAAAGTAAGTTCGGTGCAATGAGTGCGTACCTGCCGATCGGTTCGATCCAGGGTGTATTCCGTGAAGTTACAAAGGGTACAGCAAAGTTCGGTGTAGTACCGATAGAAAATAGCTCCAGCGGGATTGTGAGTGATACGATTAGTTCTTTAGATGAATATGATCTTAAGATCATTGCTGAAGTGGTGATCGATGTGCATCTCTCTTTTGCAACATTGTCTGAGGATATCAAAAAGATCGATAAAATTTACTCAAAAGATATTGCATTTGGACAGTGTAGATTGTTTATGGAAGATCTTGGACTGAATGAGATCGAGCATATTCCAGTGGAATCAACAGCTAAGGCAGCGAAGCTCGCAATGAAGGATGAGAATGCTGCTGCGATCTGTCCATCAGTTGCAGCAAAGATCAATAATCTTCCGATACGTTTTGAGAATATAGAAGATGATACAAGCAACCGTACACGTTTTTTAGTGATATCAAACTTTGAGAATCTACCATCAGGAGATGATAAGACTTCCCTGCTGGTAAAACTTGATAACACACCTGGGTCTTTGGTAAGTTTTCTTAATGATTTTGAGAAATCAAAGATTAACCTTACCAAGATCAAGTCGCATATCGTAGAGGGTAAATCGATCTTCTTTATCGAATTCTTAGGTCACAAAGATGATGAAAAGATAAAGCCGATCTTAGAGAAACATGCTGATGAGATCAAGGTACTTGGTTCATATGTGCGTGAAGCAGATGATGTTTAA
- the lysA gene encoding diaminopimelate decarboxylase codes for MSMDIKEIAEQYGTPLYVYDFDYIEERYNSLKDAFAGKKSLINYAVKANSNLSVIAHLAKLGAGADCVSIGEVKRALSAGVSKYQIIFSGVGKRDDEIKAALEYDILLINLESEAEMKRVEMVAKALGKEARISIRVNPNIDPQTHPYISTGLHENKFGVEIEMAKRMYIYAKKSEFLNPVGIHFHIGSQLTKLEPIAEACGIVADLVRSLKAIDIDIKFFDVGGGIGVVYDDEKTISPQAYTDAIFQATKGLDVTILCEPGRYMVANAGVFLTKVLYEKVNEDKRFVIVDGAMNDLIRPSLYNAYHRIEAVAKEGEKTPADVVGPVCESGDFFGKNVPLPALEHNDLIAVHSAGAYGFTMSSNYNTRPKPAEVAIQGDKVKLIRKRETYEDQVRLELECMEESAK; via the coding sequence ATGAGCATGGATATAAAAGAGATTGCTGAGCAGTACGGTACACCGCTTTATGTATATGATTTTGACTATATCGAGGAGAGATATAATAGCCTCAAAGATGCCTTTGCAGGGAAAAAATCACTGATAAACTACGCAGTTAAAGCCAACTCAAATCTTTCAGTAATCGCACACCTTGCAAAGCTTGGTGCAGGTGCCGATTGTGTAAGTATCGGGGAAGTGAAAAGAGCACTCAGTGCAGGTGTCAGCAAATACCAGATCATATTTTCAGGTGTAGGAAAACGTGATGATGAGATCAAGGCAGCACTTGAGTATGATATTCTTCTAATCAATCTTGAGAGTGAGGCTGAGATGAAACGTGTGGAGATGGTGGCAAAAGCACTTGGTAAAGAAGCACGTATTTCCATCCGTGTGAATCCGAATATTGATCCGCAGACCCATCCGTATATTTCGACAGGACTACATGAGAATAAGTTCGGTGTTGAGATCGAAATGGCAAAGCGTATGTATATCTACGCGAAAAAATCCGAGTTCCTCAATCCGGTAGGTATCCACTTCCATATCGGTTCACAGCTTACTAAGTTGGAGCCTATTGCAGAAGCATGCGGTATCGTAGCTGATTTGGTACGTTCACTTAAAGCGATTGATATCGATATCAAGTTCTTTGATGTAGGTGGCGGTATCGGTGTAGTATATGACGATGAAAAGACAATATCACCACAAGCTTATACAGATGCGATTTTTCAGGCTACTAAAGGACTTGATGTGACGATTTTGTGTGAGCCGGGACGTTATATGGTAGCCAATGCCGGTGTTTTCCTTACTAAAGTACTTTATGAAAAAGTGAATGAAGATAAGCGCTTTGTGATTGTAGATGGAGCAATGAATGATTTGATCCGTCCAAGTCTTTATAATGCATACCATAGGATCGAAGCTGTGGCAAAAGAGGGTGAAAAAACACCTGCAGATGTTGTAGGACCAGTATGTGAGAGTGGAGACTTCTTCGGAAAGAATGTACCGCTTCCGGCATTAGAGCATAATGATCTGATCGCTGTGCATTCAGCAGGTGCTTACGGCTTTACAATGTCAAGTAACTACAATACGCGTCCAAAGCCGGCCGAGGTCGCGATACAAGGTGATAAGGTGAAACTTATCCGTAAGCGTGAGACGTATGAAGATCAGGTACGTTTAGAGCTTGAGTGTATGGAGGAGAGTGCTAAGTAA
- a CDS encoding LptF/LptG family permease, whose product MNLFSPPLYFSYLAKHYLKNLLVILIGLSLVFSVIDYFQQVSKLEKLGAYQLYYIFYQWEAAVTMLYPLAIVFAVIITKVMLVKNSNIVVLHAFGFSNRKLFTPFLTVALIVYMIFMLLHTTEFSYAKERASHLLKNEYNDYQVKDLFFKYNDAFVYVKNLDPLNKRIEDITIFKVEGNQVQYTIKAPYALYNGSGWDAKDARLKTHLYDNDVLQSYRLEYKKSIETLEGYKPKIMESLYEGKALNVIDAYHTWRLFSTQKLDSSKIRATLYDKVVTPLFAIAMLLILFFKMPFHARMVNLSTTLALSLGATIVVWGVLFGLGSIGYNGVILPELTTLVPILLLIIYAIYIYLYQEAKSHA is encoded by the coding sequence ATGAATCTGTTTTCGCCACCTCTTTATTTCAGTTATTTGGCAAAGCATTATCTCAAAAATCTTTTAGTCATTCTCATTGGGCTGTCACTGGTCTTTTCAGTGATAGATTATTTCCAGCAAGTTTCAAAACTTGAAAAGCTCGGTGCGTATCAGCTTTATTATATTTTTTATCAATGGGAAGCAGCAGTAACAATGCTCTATCCCCTTGCCATTGTATTTGCTGTGATCATTACAAAAGTAATGTTGGTAAAAAATAGCAATATTGTAGTACTTCATGCATTTGGTTTTAGTAATAGAAAACTATTTACTCCTTTTCTTACGGTTGCATTGATTGTTTATATGATCTTTATGCTCTTACATACAACAGAGTTTTCTTATGCTAAAGAGAGGGCATCCCATCTGCTGAAAAATGAATATAATGATTATCAGGTGAAAGATCTGTTTTTTAAATACAACGACGCATTTGTCTATGTAAAAAATCTTGATCCGTTAAACAAACGGATAGAGGATATTACGATCTTTAAAGTTGAAGGTAATCAAGTACAGTATACTATTAAGGCTCCTTATGCACTTTATAACGGTTCAGGATGGGATGCAAAGGATGCAAGACTCAAAACACATCTTTATGACAATGATGTCTTACAGAGTTACCGACTGGAATATAAAAAAAGTATCGAAACACTTGAAGGGTATAAACCGAAAATCATGGAGTCATTGTATGAAGGAAAGGCATTAAACGTGATTGATGCGTATCATACATGGAGACTTTTTTCAACACAGAAACTTGATTCAAGTAAAATTCGTGCAACATTATATGATAAGGTTGTGACCCCTCTTTTTGCTATTGCCATGCTCTTAATTCTGTTCTTTAAGATGCCTTTCCACGCAAGAATGGTAAATCTCTCAACAACACTGGCACTTTCCTTAGGGGCTACGATAGTTGTATGGGGAGTGCTGTTCGGCTTAGGAAGTATCGGGTATAACGGTGTGATCTTACCCGAGCTTACAACTTTGGTTCCGATCCTCTTGTTAATCATTTATGCGATCTATATTTATCTCTATCAAGAGGCAAAAAGCCACGCATAA
- the pth gene encoding aminoacyl-tRNA hydrolase, whose translation MALFVGLGNPGSKYENTRHNIGFKVIDKLVGDLGARDVSKASFQGELFKYSNHYFLKPTTFMNLSGKSVLAVKQFYKIDIEDIIVIHDDIDLPFGALRFKNGGGHGGHNGLKSIDSLIGKEYLRVRVGVDKPVHKSQVADYVLADFSNEEEKYLDKLISHTAEACMKLTTETLTDVKSKFSLKSLEGLLG comes from the coding sequence GTGGCACTTTTTGTTGGTCTAGGAAATCCGGGATCAAAATACGAAAATACACGGCATAACATCGGTTTCAAGGTCATAGACAAACTGGTCGGTGACCTTGGAGCCAGAGATGTCTCCAAAGCCTCATTTCAAGGCGAACTTTTTAAATACTCCAATCACTATTTTTTAAAACCAACGACCTTTATGAATCTATCCGGTAAAAGTGTTTTAGCTGTAAAGCAGTTTTATAAGATCGATATTGAAGATATTATTGTGATCCATGATGATATTGATCTTCCCTTTGGTGCATTGCGTTTCAAGAACGGGGGCGGTCATGGTGGACACAATGGGCTAAAGTCCATTGACAGCTTGATCGGTAAAGAGTATCTGAGAGTGAGAGTAGGGGTAGATAAGCCTGTTCATAAGTCCCAGGTGGCTGATTATGTACTAGCTGATTTTTCCAATGAGGAAGAGAAATATCTGGATAAACTTATTTCCCATACGGCTGAGGCATGTATGAAATTAACCACAGAAACATTGACAGATGTTAAATCAAAATTCAGTTTGAAGTCACTTGAAGGACTTTTGGGATGA
- a CDS encoding 50S ribosomal protein L25/general stress protein Ctc — translation MLEGIIRESIGKSNAKQLRRDGYLIANIYANGVENINAAFKRGDFIKAVRAKEGFTLPIKVGDKELNVAIHEYQLHPVTGDILHVDLRVGVPGQVTDFLVPVITHGTPKGLKNKGVLVMSKRRIRVRGAIENMPKNFDFDVTDLDRDDSILIRDVEAPANCRIMERPDVAICGVIKAK, via the coding sequence ATGTTAGAAGGTATCATTAGAGAGAGTATCGGAAAAAGCAACGCTAAACAGCTTAGAAGAGATGGTTATCTAATCGCTAACATTTATGCAAATGGTGTAGAGAACATCAATGCTGCATTTAAAAGAGGTGATTTCATCAAAGCTGTAAGAGCAAAAGAAGGATTTACACTTCCAATCAAGGTTGGCGATAAAGAGCTTAACGTAGCTATCCACGAGTATCAACTACACCCGGTAACAGGTGACATTCTTCACGTTGATCTTAGAGTAGGTGTACCAGGACAAGTAACTGATTTCCTAGTGCCTGTTATCACACACGGAACACCAAAAGGTCTTAAGAACAAAGGTGTACTTGTTATGTCAAAAAGAAGAATTAGAGTTAGAGGTGCAATCGAAAATATGCCTAAGAACTTTGACTTTGATGTAACTGATCTTGACAGAGATGATTCAATTCTTATCAGAGATGTAGAAGCACCAGCGAACTGCCGTATCATGGAAAGACCAGACGTTGCAATCTGTGGTGTAATCAAAGCTAAGTAA
- a CDS encoding type IV pilus twitching motility protein PilT, with protein sequence MEEKLKLFLRTMISNGGSDLHIKSGAITRVRLNGKLKLMGKDELSAEEVEGIARAITTAEQYEKLKIDKNLDFTYVLGEDHRFRVNFFYQMDGLSAVFRIIPVKILSLDELGLPEVVKTFTQAQRGLVLVTGVTGSGKSTTLAAMIDKINRETNKHIITVEDPIEFIHKDRGCLINQRAIGQDTHSFSDALRAALREDPDIILVGEMRDLETIDIALHAANTGHLVFSTLHTLDAKETIDRIVGMFAKEEQNRIRGSLASVLEGVISQRLVPTKKGGRVAGLEVLRKTARIEQLIMENRDYEIPDALAEGKEIYGTQTFDQHLLDLIRADKITEEIALEYASNPNDLKLKMQGVGKGALVKEGMNNSEDVFGFKEDE encoded by the coding sequence ATGGAAGAAAAACTCAAACTCTTTTTAAGAACGATGATCAGTAATGGAGGTTCTGACCTTCATATCAAATCAGGTGCCATTACAAGGGTACGTTTGAACGGTAAGCTGAAACTGATGGGCAAAGATGAACTAAGTGCCGAGGAAGTTGAGGGTATCGCAAGAGCGATTACTACCGCTGAGCAGTATGAAAAGCTTAAGATTGATAAAAACCTGGACTTTACCTATGTACTGGGTGAAGATCATCGTTTCAGGGTGAATTTCTTCTATCAGATGGATGGGCTTTCAGCGGTTTTCCGTATCATTCCGGTGAAAATTCTTTCGCTAGATGAGCTTGGATTACCGGAGGTTGTTAAAACATTTACGCAGGCTCAGCGTGGACTGGTCCTTGTGACAGGGGTTACAGGTTCAGGTAAATCAACGACACTTGCAGCGATGATTGATAAGATCAATCGTGAGACCAATAAGCACATTATTACGGTTGAAGATCCGATCGAGTTTATTCATAAGGATAGAGGATGTTTGATCAATCAACGTGCTATCGGTCAAGATACTCACTCATTTTCCGATGCACTAAGAGCAGCACTTAGGGAAGACCCTGATATTATCCTGGTCGGTGAGATGAGGGACTTGGAGACGATCGATATTGCACTGCATGCAGCCAATACGGGTCACCTGGTTTTCTCAACGCTGCACACACTTGATGCCAAAGAAACAATCGACAGAATTGTCGGTATGTTTGCTAAAGAAGAACAGAACCGTATCCGTGGTTCACTCGCTTCAGTCCTTGAAGGAGTAATCTCCCAAAGGCTCGTACCAACGAAAAAAGGCGGTCGTGTTGCAGGACTAGAGGTGCTTAGAAAGACAGCCAGAATAGAACAGTTGATTATGGAGAACCGTGATTATGAGATACCTGATGCACTTGCTGAAGGTAAAGAGATCTATGGTACACAAACCTTTGACCAACACTTGCTTGACCTGATCAGGGCAGATAAGATCACTGAAGAGATAGCACTGGAGTATGCATCCAACCCGAATGACCTGAAGTTGAAAATGCAAGGGGTTGGTAAAGGTGCTCTTGTAAAAGAGGGAATGAATAATTCTGAAGATGTATTTGGCTTCAAAGAGGATGAGTAA
- a CDS encoding transaldolase, whose product MVDRELGFSLWLDFIERDFLENEFSSMIEKGIINGATSNPAIFASAITSSPAYKEQLESLAGKSAKEKYEALAMQDIKTAAQALRTNYEEGNDGYISIEVDPFLSNDTTGTVEEGKRLFETIGEPNVMVKVPATEAGYEAMKSLLSHGISVNATLIFSPEQAMKCVEAMKEGIAASETKVNAVISVFVSRFDRMLDSKLEEAGVDAAKVGNYNAAKIYAMIESHKVPQIRTLFASTGVKGDALPADYYIRELFASRSVNTAPLATIEHYIKESATPAKLPLDMAHIDAHFESVEKAGINMEEVYGKLLAEGLVAFEEAFEEMLESIK is encoded by the coding sequence ATGGTAGATAGAGAGTTAGGGTTTTCGTTGTGGCTTGATTTTATCGAGAGAGATTTTTTGGAAAATGAATTTTCATCCATGATAGAAAAAGGGATCATTAACGGGGCGACAAGCAACCCTGCGATCTTTGCTTCAGCGATCACCTCTTCACCTGCATATAAAGAACAACTGGAATCATTGGCGGGAAAGAGTGCTAAAGAAAAATATGAAGCGTTGGCAATGCAGGATATCAAAACTGCAGCTCAGGCACTCAGAACAAACTATGAGGAGGGAAATGATGGATATATCTCTATCGAGGTTGATCCTTTCCTTTCGAATGATACTACTGGAACGGTAGAAGAGGGTAAAAGGCTTTTTGAAACGATCGGTGAGCCAAATGTAATGGTAAAAGTACCTGCTACAGAGGCAGGATATGAAGCAATGAAGTCACTTCTGAGTCATGGGATCTCAGTCAATGCTACACTGATCTTCTCTCCTGAACAGGCAATGAAATGTGTAGAAGCAATGAAAGAGGGGATTGCGGCAAGTGAGACAAAAGTGAATGCCGTGATCTCTGTATTTGTCAGTCGTTTCGACAGAATGCTTGATAGCAAACTGGAAGAAGCAGGTGTAGATGCTGCAAAAGTAGGGAACTATAACGCAGCGAAGATCTATGCGATGATCGAATCACACAAAGTACCTCAGATCAGAACACTCTTTGCAAGTACAGGTGTAAAGGGAGACGCACTTCCGGCAGATTATTATATCAGAGAACTTTTTGCTTCAAGATCGGTCAATACCGCACCACTTGCTACAATCGAACACTACATCAAAGAGAGTGCAACTCCGGCAAAACTACCGCTGGATATGGCACATATCGATGCACACTTTGAATCGGTAGAAAAAGCAGGTATCAATATGGAAGAGGTTTATGGTAAATTGCTTGCAGAAGGTCTTGTAGCATTTGAAGAAGCATTTGAAGAGATGCTGGAAAGTATCAAATAA
- the aat gene encoding leucyl/phenylalanyl-tRNA--protein transferase: MSSIFDEDYFVPPLRATHFPNPKFASDEGLLAYGGDLSSHTLLTAYRKGIFPWYSPGDPILWWSPNPRLLLYPDKFYVRKSFHRVLRSGKFTVKFDHNFEKVIRYCAHVPREGQQGSWIVPEMIEAFIRLHEEGFAHSVEVYKDGLLVGGLYGIAMGKAFFGESMFSLVKDASKVAFKALSDVLGAKGYDFIDCQMPTDHMIGLGAEVVERDIFLDDLADALQKPSDLGSWHDFEWTYEKYNQE; this comes from the coding sequence TTGTCATCGATATTTGACGAAGACTACTTTGTACCGCCTCTTCGGGCGACCCATTTCCCTAATCCAAAGTTTGCCTCCGATGAAGGATTGCTGGCTTATGGAGGGGATCTCTCTTCGCATACACTTCTAACAGCTTACCGTAAAGGAATCTTTCCATGGTATAGTCCCGGTGATCCCATCCTTTGGTGGTCACCAAATCCAAGGCTACTGCTTTATCCTGACAAATTTTATGTAAGAAAGTCTTTCCACAGGGTATTGCGATCAGGAAAGTTCACTGTAAAGTTTGATCATAATTTTGAAAAGGTGATACGCTATTGTGCTCATGTACCAAGAGAAGGTCAGCAAGGTTCATGGATCGTACCGGAAATGATAGAAGCATTTATACGATTGCATGAAGAAGGATTTGCACATAGTGTCGAAGTCTATAAGGACGGGTTACTTGTAGGCGGGCTTTACGGAATTGCAATGGGGAAAGCCTTTTTCGGGGAGTCTATGTTCTCATTGGTAAAGGATGCATCAAAAGTGGCATTCAAGGCCCTTAGCGATGTTTTAGGTGCAAAAGGCTATGATTTTATAGACTGTCAGATGCCGACAGATCATATGATAGGTTTGGGTGCAGAGGTAGTAGAGAGGGATATATTCCTTGATGACCTTGCAGATGCACTTCAAAAGCCTAGTGATCTGGGGAGTTGGCATGATTTCGAATGGACGTACGAAAAATACAATCAAGAATAA